Proteins from a single region of Dysosmobacter acutus:
- a CDS encoding stalk domain-containing protein, which yields MKRERTKGFISGVLTSLLLVVLVVTAVAQTGTIQKTLEYKNISVTLDGKKLDLKDAKGNPVEPFMFDGTNYLPVRAISEALGLNVAWDGSSNTVVLKTPGSASTTPTQTNTDGLIVDKENIKIYYHGISTSDSYMGGYGIKLKIVNDSNRDVMIQVRNLSVNGIMTDSIFSCDIAAGKTAIDEITLYQSALDKNYITTIDNASFKFIALDGDTWDTIFETSEITVSK from the coding sequence ATGAAACGAGAAAGAACAAAAGGATTTATCTCCGGCGTACTCACTTCCCTACTGTTGGTTGTATTGGTTGTGACCGCAGTCGCCCAGACAGGCACCATCCAAAAGACACTTGAGTACAAGAATATTAGTGTCACTCTTGATGGAAAGAAATTGGATCTGAAGGATGCAAAGGGAAACCCTGTGGAGCCGTTTATGTTTGATGGGACCAACTATTTGCCGGTCAGAGCCATTTCCGAGGCGCTTGGGTTGAATGTTGCTTGGGATGGAAGCTCAAATACTGTTGTTTTGAAAACTCCCGGTTCTGCCTCAACTACTCCGACACAGACCAACACGGACGGGCTTATTGTCGATAAGGAAAATATCAAAATCTATTATCATGGCATCAGCACAAGTGATTCCTACATGGGCGGATACGGCATCAAGCTCAAAATCGTAAACGACAGCAATCGTGATGTCATGATTCAGGTCAGGAACCTTTCTGTAAACGGAATTATGACGGACTCCATTTTCTCTTGTGACATTGCTGCTGGAAAGACTGCAATTGATGAAATTACACTTTATCAGAGCGCCCTTGATAAAAATTATATAACCACTATTGACAATGCAAGTTTCAAGTTTATTGCGCTCGATGGTGATACGTGGGATACCATTTTTGAAACAAGTGAGATCACTGTGAGTAAATAA
- the smpB gene encoding SsrA-binding protein SmpB, with translation MVLTEKKGIKIAAQNRKAFHDYFVEDRYEAGIELSGTEVKSIRAGTLNLKDAYCTVKEGEMWLHSMHISPYEKGNIFNKDPVRPRRLLMHKREIRKLHALVKQDGYALVPLSVYFKDARVKIEVGLCRGKKNYDKREALARREAGREMDRAVKERNR, from the coding sequence GTGGTCCTCACGGAAAAAAAGGGAATTAAGATCGCGGCGCAGAACCGAAAGGCATTCCACGACTATTTTGTGGAGGACCGGTACGAGGCGGGCATCGAGCTCTCCGGCACGGAGGTGAAGTCCATCCGGGCAGGCACGCTGAACCTGAAAGACGCCTACTGCACTGTCAAGGAAGGGGAGATGTGGCTCCACTCCATGCATATCTCTCCCTATGAAAAGGGAAACATCTTCAATAAGGACCCGGTGCGGCCCAGGCGGCTGTTGATGCATAAGCGGGAAATCCGTAAGCTCCACGCTCTGGTGAAGCAGGACGGCTACGCTCTGGTCCCGCTGTCCGTTTATTTCAAGGACGCGCGGGTGAAAATAGAGGTGGGCCTCTGCCGCGGCAAGAAGAACTATGATAAGCGCGAGGCCCTGGCCAGGCGGGAAGCGGGCCGTGAGATGGACCGCGCGGTCAAAGAGAGAAATCGCTGA
- a CDS encoding ATP-binding protein — translation MKLVLIMLLMITSLMAVVGAFLTTSVSNFYINSFYEQITDVFGEDNADFYLSLCSAAEQENPADTIQDILAANAGRLGIDYRTRNYYILDGRTGAFLTGSDEPGGEELSYDTPNLLCALNGEVGDKSDATADYMDVAVPIAGGGNSFIVYIKDSRETVSDLNSQLFLLIMQALVIGLLISLLLSFLLSKAMVSSIEKLTLGAERVADGDFSSKIDVESTDEIGILTNTFNEMADVLQSTLAAVENERNKLDTLFLHMTDGVVAFDHAGTLIHCNPAATEMLGRSIEGCTYDDLFAEVYPFQQMLSLQRPNFAESQQTVGERTLELYLARFSDDADGGVLIVLHDVTEQHRNEERRKEFVANVSHELRTPLTNVRSYAETLRDSGDISKETADGFLDIIIGETDRMTHIVQDLLTLSRLDSGRGEFSMARFPFADAIESVCRANALEARRHSHQLVCGDLLDLPLIMGDRGRLEQVMMNVLGNAIKYTPDGGHIRVSAGSADDHVWMEVSDDGIGIPPEDRDRIFDRFYRVDKARSREHGGTGLGLSIAREIVARHHGTIALADHEGPGTTVRLSLPVKQPE, via the coding sequence ATGAAGCTGGTCTTGATTATGCTGCTGATGATCACCTCGCTGATGGCGGTGGTCGGCGCCTTTTTGACCACCAGCGTCTCCAATTTCTATATCAACAGCTTTTATGAACAAATCACGGACGTGTTCGGGGAGGACAACGCCGATTTCTACCTGAGCCTGTGCAGCGCCGCCGAGCAGGAGAACCCCGCCGACACCATCCAGGACATCCTGGCCGCCAACGCCGGCCGGCTGGGAATCGACTACCGCACGCGGAACTACTATATCCTGGACGGGCGGACCGGCGCGTTTCTCACCGGCTCCGACGAACCGGGCGGGGAGGAGCTGAGCTACGACACGCCAAACCTGCTCTGCGCCCTCAACGGCGAGGTGGGCGACAAGAGTGACGCCACAGCCGACTACATGGATGTGGCGGTGCCCATTGCCGGGGGCGGCAACTCCTTCATCGTCTACATCAAGGACAGCCGGGAAACCGTCAGCGACCTCAACTCCCAGCTCTTCCTCCTCATCATGCAGGCCCTGGTCATCGGCCTTCTGATCTCGCTGCTTCTGAGCTTCCTGCTCTCCAAGGCCATGGTCAGTTCCATTGAAAAATTGACCCTTGGCGCGGAGCGGGTGGCGGACGGAGACTTCTCAAGCAAGATCGATGTGGAGTCCACGGATGAAATCGGCATCCTGACCAACACCTTCAATGAAATGGCGGACGTGCTGCAGTCCACGCTGGCCGCCGTGGAGAACGAGCGCAACAAGCTGGACACCCTGTTCCTCCACATGACCGACGGCGTGGTGGCCTTTGACCACGCCGGGACGCTGATCCACTGCAACCCCGCCGCCACGGAAATGCTGGGCCGGTCCATCGAGGGCTGTACTTACGACGACCTCTTCGCCGAGGTATACCCCTTCCAGCAGATGCTCTCCCTCCAGCGGCCCAACTTTGCCGAAAGCCAGCAGACGGTGGGCGAGCGCACGCTGGAGCTGTACCTGGCCCGTTTTTCCGACGACGCGGACGGCGGCGTACTCATCGTGCTCCACGACGTGACGGAGCAGCACCGCAACGAAGAGCGGCGCAAGGAGTTCGTGGCCAACGTGTCCCATGAGCTGCGAACCCCCCTGACAAACGTGCGCAGCTATGCCGAGACCCTGCGGGACTCCGGCGACATCTCCAAGGAGACCGCCGACGGCTTTTTGGACATCATCATCGGCGAAACCGACCGCATGACCCACATCGTCCAGGACCTGCTGACCCTCTCCCGCCTGGACTCCGGCCGGGGCGAGTTCAGCATGGCCCGCTTTCCCTTTGCCGACGCCATCGAAAGCGTGTGCCGGGCCAACGCCCTGGAGGCCAGGCGCCACAGCCACCAGCTTGTCTGCGGCGACCTCTTGGACCTGCCCCTCATCATGGGGGACCGGGGCCGGCTGGAGCAGGTGATGATGAACGTCCTGGGCAACGCCATCAAGTACACCCCCGACGGCGGCCACATCCGCGTCAGCGCCGGAAGCGCGGACGATCACGTGTGGATGGAGGTCAGCGACGACGGCATCGGCATTCCCCCCGAGGACCGGGACCGGATTTTTGACCGCTTCTACCGGGTGGACAAGGCCCGCTCCAGAGAGCACGGAGGCACCGGCCTGGGGCTGTCCATCGCCCGCGAAATCGTGGCCCGCCACCACGGCACCATCGCCCTGGCCGACCACGAGGGCCCCGGCACCACCGTCCGGCTCAGCCTGCCCGTCAAGCAGCCGGAATAA
- a CDS encoding toxin-antitoxin system HicB family antitoxin, which yields MKKKSKDTVLTPESRRAIMHMKGGVNNMTNETERFTLRITKELKHQLETTRKRMGVSLNALVLQILWDWAKENQGKDSA from the coding sequence ATGAAGAAAAAAAGTAAAGACACCGTATTGACACCAGAAAGCAGACGTGCTATTATGCATATGAAAGGTGGTGTCAATAATATGACAAATGAAACGGAGCGGTTTACACTCCGAATCACTAAGGAACTTAAACATCAACTTGAAACAACCAGAAAAAGGATGGGAGTTTCTTTAAACGCCCTTGTCCTGCAAATCCTTTGGGACTGGGCAAAAGAGAACCAAGGCAAGGACAGCGCATGA
- a CDS encoding response regulator codes for MDSKKTVLIVEDEKNIVDILRFNLQREGFDTLEAYDGEAGLELARSSRPDLILLDVMLPKMIGFDVCKALRESGDNVPVIILTAREEETDKVLGLEIGADDYITKPFSMRELIARVRANIRRTAMAASASQEDAMPVAGDLTIHTDSCQVYRRGRHIDLTQREYELLTFLASHPNKVYSRVDLMEQVWNYGYVGDDARTVDVTVRRLREKIEDNPATPVFILTRRGLGYYFSTAQ; via the coding sequence ATGGACAGCAAGAAAACCGTCCTGATCGTGGAAGATGAAAAAAATATTGTGGATATTCTCCGCTTCAACCTTCAGCGGGAGGGCTTCGACACCCTGGAAGCCTATGATGGCGAGGCGGGGCTGGAGCTTGCAAGGTCCTCCCGCCCGGACCTGATCCTGCTGGACGTCATGCTGCCGAAAATGATCGGCTTTGACGTATGCAAGGCCCTGCGGGAGAGCGGGGACAACGTGCCCGTCATCATCCTCACCGCCCGGGAGGAGGAAACCGACAAGGTCCTGGGACTTGAGATCGGCGCCGATGACTATATCACAAAGCCCTTTTCCATGCGTGAGCTGATCGCCCGGGTCCGGGCCAACATCCGGCGCACCGCCATGGCGGCCTCCGCCTCCCAGGAGGACGCCATGCCTGTGGCCGGGGACCTGACCATCCACACCGACAGCTGCCAGGTCTACCGCCGGGGCCGGCACATCGATCTCACCCAGCGGGAGTACGAACTGCTGACCTTCCTGGCCAGCCACCCCAATAAGGTCTACTCCCGGGTCGACCTGATGGAGCAGGTCTGGAACTACGGCTATGTGGGCGACGACGCCCGGACGGTGGACGTCACGGTCCGGCGGCTGCGGGAGAAGATTGAAGACAACCCCGCCACCCCTGTCTTTATCCTGACCCGCCGGGGCCTGGGCTATTATTTCAGCACAGCGCAATAG
- a CDS encoding SDR family NAD(P)-dependent oxidoreductase has translation MRTAIITGASSGLGQEFARQFTDVFPNVECVWLIARRRERLEAVQDALAELQVEILPLDLCEGASFAYLEEKLRLDQPNVTLLINCAGCGYLGNVGEMPTQTQTRMVDLNVRALTAVTNLVLPYMKAGARILNVSSIASFCVNPRMTVYSASKAYVSRFTVGISEELRKKGIHATAVCPGPMETEFLTLGGITGNSRMFETLPYCDQVRVAAGALRAARAGRTIYTPRAFYKFYRLAAKVLPEQIVAKIAKT, from the coding sequence ATGAGAACCGCGATTATCACCGGCGCATCCTCCGGCCTGGGCCAGGAGTTTGCGCGGCAGTTCACGGATGTGTTTCCCAATGTGGAGTGCGTCTGGCTGATTGCCCGCCGCCGGGAGCGGCTGGAGGCTGTCCAGGACGCGCTGGCGGAGCTTCAGGTGGAGATCCTTCCCCTGGACCTGTGCGAGGGGGCCAGTTTTGCCTATCTGGAGGAAAAGCTGCGGCTGGATCAGCCCAATGTGACGCTGCTGATCAACTGCGCCGGCTGCGGTTATTTGGGCAACGTGGGCGAGATGCCCACCCAGACTCAGACCCGCATGGTGGACCTCAATGTCCGCGCCCTGACCGCTGTGACCAATTTGGTGCTGCCCTATATGAAGGCGGGAGCGCGCATTCTCAACGTGTCGTCCATCGCGTCGTTCTGCGTCAATCCCAGGATGACGGTCTACTCCGCAAGCAAGGCATACGTCTCCCGGTTTACCGTTGGGATCAGCGAGGAGCTGCGCAAGAAGGGCATCCACGCCACGGCGGTCTGCCCTGGACCCATGGAGACGGAGTTTCTCACCTTGGGCGGAATCACCGGCAACTCCCGGATGTTTGAAACCCTGCCCTACTGCGACCAGGTGCGGGTGGCGGCGGGCGCGCTGCGGGCGGCCCGGGCCGGGCGGACCATTTACACGCCCAGGGCTTTCTATAAGTTCTACCGGCTGGCGGCAAAGGTGCTGCCGGAGCAGATAGTTGCAAAAATTGCCAAGACCTGA
- a CDS encoding helix-turn-helix domain-containing protein, with translation MTFGKRLNETRKSKGFTAQAMADLLEIGLRSYRAYESDDREPSFSVLVKIADCFDVSTDYLLCRDGFLAKHERELK, from the coding sequence ATGACTTTTGGAAAGCGTCTAAATGAAACCAGAAAATCAAAGGGATTTACGGCCCAGGCGATGGCTGATTTACTTGAAATTGGTTTGCGTTCATACAGGGCCTATGAAAGCGACGATCGGGAACCGTCCTTTTCTGTCTTGGTCAAGATTGCTGACTGTTTTGATGTTTCTACGGATTATTTGCTGTGCCGGGATGGGTTTCTCGCAAAGCATGAGAGGGAATTAAAATGA
- a CDS encoding helix-turn-helix domain-containing protein yields the protein MERIADRLMAAMRAANTTYVELADRTGISKSALQRYATGETEKIPLDRLESIADALNVSAAHLLGWDENNPPAQVDEGIWKTICADSAKLRLVTWIATLDQDTFRRMEKILDAAFDV from the coding sequence ATGGAAAGAATAGCCGACAGATTAATGGCCGCTATGAGGGCAGCCAACACAACATATGTTGAATTGGCAGATCGAACCGGAATTTCAAAATCTGCATTGCAACGCTATGCAACAGGAGAAACGGAGAAAATACCACTCGATAGACTGGAATCCATTGCAGACGCGCTTAACGTGTCAGCTGCTCACTTGCTTGGCTGGGATGAAAACAATCCCCCCGCCCAAGTAGACGAGGGGATTTGGAAAACAATCTGCGCAGATAGTGCCAAGCTGAGATTGGTTACGTGGATTGCTACTTTGGATCAGGATACGTTTCGTCGCATGGAAAAAATCCTTGATGCTGCATTTGATGTATAA
- a CDS encoding helix-turn-helix transcriptional regulator — protein sequence MWRKPMVKNKVKQRRQEMGITLDQLSAKSGVPVSTISDVEQGGEPRVKTAQRIAHALLCTVDELWPD from the coding sequence ATGTGGAGGAAGCCGATGGTCAAAAACAAAGTAAAGCAACGCAGACAGGAGATGGGGATTACGTTGGATCAGTTGTCTGCAAAAAGCGGTGTACCCGTCAGTACAATCAGCGATGTAGAGCAGGGAGGGGAGCCACGGGTTAAGACGGCTCAGCGAATCGCACACGCGCTGCTCTGTACTGTTGATGAATTATGGCCCGATTAG
- a CDS encoding site-specific integrase translates to MKIPEPKKLSSGKYRIQVMVDGKRTGKTFATPEECIYWASGIKTKSIENDKSPRRITVSEAADRYIESKDAVLSPSTIAGYKKIKKNLMGPISSTSLPDLTQEKIQHWVNGLVKSGKSAKTIANAHGFLSAILSEYKPSMALKTTLPQKVKADIHIPSEGEIKAIVEASRGTRYELPIILALWLGLRQSEILGLEWSDIDGDYLHIRRAIVMGENGPVEKGTKTYSGTRRIHLPDPIKTLINAQPNKGTHIVPLTGKAIYSGFSRICEKAGTPHFRFHDLRHMNASIMLAEGIPDKYGMKRMGHATNNMLKTVYQHTIREREIEYDAKIDSKFEELFKPD, encoded by the coding sequence TTGAAGATTCCAGAGCCAAAAAAACTTTCATCTGGGAAATACCGTATCCAAGTGATGGTGGACGGCAAGCGCACCGGCAAGACATTTGCCACGCCGGAGGAATGCATCTACTGGGCCAGCGGTATCAAAACAAAGAGTATCGAAAACGATAAATCGCCAAGGAGAATCACTGTCAGCGAGGCGGCAGACCGATATATAGAATCAAAGGATGCAGTCTTGTCTCCCTCTACCATTGCCGGCTATAAAAAAATCAAGAAAAACCTAATGGGCCCTATCAGCAGCACATCCCTCCCCGATCTGACGCAGGAGAAAATTCAACACTGGGTAAACGGATTAGTCAAGTCTGGAAAATCCGCAAAAACAATTGCAAACGCCCACGGCTTTCTTAGTGCAATTCTGAGCGAATATAAGCCCAGCATGGCGCTTAAGACCACTTTGCCGCAAAAGGTAAAGGCTGATATTCATATCCCGTCAGAGGGCGAAATAAAGGCCATTGTGGAAGCAAGCAGGGGAACTCGATACGAACTGCCTATCATCCTCGCGCTCTGGCTTGGTTTAAGGCAATCTGAAATTTTGGGATTAGAGTGGAGCGACATCGACGGAGATTACCTTCATATACGCCGTGCGATCGTTATGGGTGAAAATGGCCCGGTAGAAAAGGGGACTAAGACATATAGCGGAACGCGGAGAATCCATCTGCCCGACCCTATCAAGACTTTGATCAATGCGCAGCCTAACAAGGGAACCCATATTGTCCCTTTGACTGGAAAGGCCATTTACAGCGGGTTTAGCCGAATTTGTGAAAAAGCAGGGACCCCTCATTTCAGGTTCCACGACCTGCGGCATATGAACGCATCAATCATGCTTGCGGAAGGGATACCGGATAAATACGGGATGAAGCGTATGGGTCATGCTACAAACAATATGTTGAAAACGGTATATCAACACACGATACGTGAGAGGGAGATTGAATATGATGCAAAAATCGACAGTAAATTTGAGGAGCTTTTTAAACCGGATTGA
- a CDS encoding NUDIX domain-containing protein, with the protein MDFTEKRLSRKEIYSGRIVQLHVDTVALPNGKEAVREVVEHPGGVAILPLDERNNVITVSQYRYTFGRTMQEIPAGKMESGEDPMASALRELKEETGAVPDTILPLGSIIPAPGCYGEVLHLFLARGLHMEAQQPDEDEFLTMERVPFDEMVHRVMAGELQDAKTVAAVLKTKVLLNL; encoded by the coding sequence ATGGATTTTACGGAAAAGCGGCTCAGCCGCAAAGAGATTTACAGCGGACGCATCGTTCAGCTCCATGTGGACACGGTCGCCCTGCCCAATGGGAAGGAGGCGGTCCGCGAGGTGGTGGAGCATCCGGGCGGCGTGGCCATTTTGCCCCTGGACGAGCGGAACAACGTCATCACAGTCAGCCAGTACCGCTACACCTTCGGCCGCACCATGCAGGAGATTCCGGCCGGTAAAATGGAGAGCGGCGAGGACCCCATGGCCAGCGCCCTGCGGGAGCTGAAGGAGGAGACGGGGGCCGTGCCGGACACCATCCTCCCCTTAGGTTCCATCATTCCCGCCCCCGGCTGCTATGGGGAGGTCCTGCACCTCTTTTTGGCCAGGGGCCTTCACATGGAGGCACAGCAGCCGGATGAGGACGAGTTTCTCACCATGGAGCGGGTCCCGTTCGACGAGATGGTGCACCGGGTGATGGCCGGTGAGCTCCAGGACGCCAAGACCGTGGCCGCCGTGCTGAAGACCAAGGTACTGCTCAATTTGTAA
- a CDS encoding UDP-N-acetylglucosamine 1-carboxyvinyltransferase codes for MTNYVVHGGKPLFGEVEISGAKNAAVAILPAALLVDGVCRIENIPQISDVTLFLKILEELGAGIRTINRHAVEVDCRRIRRARTSYEMVRRIRASYYLIGALLGRFGQAEVAMPGGCNFGVRPIDQHIKGFTAMGAKVVVEGGFIHATTEGGRLKGANIYLDVVSVGATMNIMMAAALAQGNTTIENAAKEPHIVDLANFLNSMGANIRGAGTDTIKIQGVDHLRGGSYAIIPDQIEAGTYMAAVSATGGQVLVKNIIPKHMDCITAKLQEMGVQIEEQEDTLLVRRTGRMQKANVKTMPYPGFPTDMQPQITTVLTLAEGTSMVTEGVWSNRYRYVDELKRLGANIQVDEKTAVVEGVDHLTGAPIQACDLRAGAALVIAALAAEGTTEISGVQYIERGYEDMVGKLRALGADIRAVEVPGDSEELEAHIG; via the coding sequence TTGACAAATTATGTCGTGCACGGCGGAAAGCCGCTGTTTGGGGAAGTCGAGATCAGCGGCGCCAAAAACGCCGCTGTCGCCATCCTTCCCGCCGCGCTCCTGGTGGACGGGGTCTGCCGCATTGAAAACATCCCTCAGATTTCCGATGTCACCCTATTTCTTAAAATTCTGGAGGAGTTGGGCGCCGGCATCCGCACCATTAACCGCCACGCGGTGGAAGTGGACTGCCGCCGCATCCGCAGAGCCCGGACCTCCTATGAAATGGTCCGCCGCATCCGGGCCTCCTACTATCTGATCGGCGCGCTCCTGGGCCGCTTTGGCCAAGCGGAAGTGGCCATGCCCGGCGGGTGCAACTTCGGTGTGCGCCCCATTGACCAGCACATCAAGGGCTTTACCGCCATGGGCGCCAAGGTGGTGGTAGAGGGCGGCTTCATCCATGCCACCACCGAGGGCGGCCGGCTGAAGGGCGCCAACATCTATCTGGACGTGGTTTCCGTGGGCGCCACCATGAACATCATGATGGCCGCCGCGCTGGCCCAGGGCAATACCACCATTGAAAACGCCGCCAAGGAGCCCCATATCGTGGACCTGGCCAACTTCCTCAACTCCATGGGAGCCAACATCCGCGGCGCCGGCACCGACACCATTAAGATTCAGGGCGTGGACCACCTCAGAGGCGGCAGCTACGCCATCATCCCCGACCAGATTGAAGCCGGCACCTACATGGCCGCCGTATCCGCCACCGGAGGGCAGGTTCTTGTCAAGAACATCATCCCCAAGCATATGGACTGCATTACGGCCAAGCTCCAGGAGATGGGGGTCCAGATTGAGGAGCAGGAGGACACGCTGCTGGTCCGGCGCACCGGGCGGATGCAAAAGGCCAATGTGAAGACCATGCCCTATCCCGGCTTCCCCACCGACATGCAGCCTCAGATCACCACGGTGCTGACGCTGGCGGAGGGAACCAGCATGGTAACGGAGGGTGTTTGGAGCAACCGCTACCGCTATGTGGACGAGCTCAAGCGCCTGGGCGCCAACATCCAGGTGGACGAGAAGACCGCCGTGGTGGAGGGCGTGGACCATCTCACCGGAGCGCCCATCCAGGCCTGCGACCTGCGGGCCGGGGCCGCGCTGGTGATTGCGGCGCTTGCCGCCGAGGGCACCACGGAGATCAGCGGCGTGCAGTATATTGAACGGGGTTATGAGGACATGGTGGGCAAGCTCCGCGCCCTGGGCGCCGACATCCGCGCGGTGGAGGTCCCCGGCGACAGCGAAGAGCTGGAGGCTCACATCGGCTGA
- a CDS encoding peptidylprolyl isomerase has product MSEGKNPIAVIELKNGKVLKAELYPEKAPNTVSNFIDLANGGFYDGLIFHRVIPGFMIQGGCPNGNGMGGPGYSIRGEFSGNGFAENDLKHVTGVLSMARAMQPDSAGSQFFIMVAPAPHLDGQYAAFGQVFEGVEEAIRISEVKTDWNDKPKEPVVIQSIRVDTQGVEYPQPEKK; this is encoded by the coding sequence ATGTCTGAAGGAAAGAACCCCATCGCTGTCATTGAGCTGAAAAACGGCAAAGTGCTGAAAGCGGAGCTGTATCCGGAGAAGGCGCCCAACACGGTCAGCAACTTCATCGACCTGGCCAACGGAGGGTTTTACGACGGATTGATTTTCCACCGGGTGATCCCCGGATTCATGATCCAGGGCGGCTGCCCCAACGGCAACGGCATGGGAGGCCCCGGATACTCCATCCGCGGGGAATTTTCCGGCAATGGGTTTGCGGAAAACGACCTCAAGCACGTCACCGGCGTGCTCTCCATGGCCCGGGCCATGCAGCCCGACTCCGCCGGCAGCCAGTTTTTTATTATGGTTGCCCCCGCACCCCATCTGGACGGGCAGTACGCCGCGTTCGGCCAGGTATTTGAAGGGGTGGAGGAGGCCATCCGGATCTCCGAGGTGAAGACGGACTGGAACGACAAACCCAAGGAGCCGGTGGTGATCCAGTCCATCCGTGTGGACACCCAGGGCGTGGAGTATCCCCAGCCGGAAAAGAAGTAA
- a CDS encoding helix-turn-helix domain-containing protein yields MVNANLLKGKIAAAGYSQQSLAPKVKMSVNSLNAKINGRKKFDTDEVSRICSALGITDPNEKCNIFLF; encoded by the coding sequence TTGGTCAACGCAAACCTGCTTAAGGGGAAAATTGCAGCGGCTGGCTATAGCCAGCAAAGCCTTGCACCAAAAGTAAAAATGAGCGTAAACTCCCTTAACGCAAAAATAAATGGTCGGAAGAAGTTTGACACTGATGAAGTGTCCCGAATTTGTAGCGCCCTTGGCATTACAGATCCAAATGAGAAGTGTAATATTTTTTTATTCTAA
- a CDS encoding helix-turn-helix transcriptional regulator has product MRENLRAARKAKGMTQQAMADELGVHERYYKALESGERLGSIEIWDRLEDMFGVNQRVLREVLSQGNERK; this is encoded by the coding sequence ATGCGGGAGAACCTAAGAGCCGCCCGGAAGGCCAAGGGCATGACGCAGCAGGCTATGGCGGATGAGCTGGGTGTCCACGAGCGATACTATAAGGCGTTGGAAAGCGGTGAGCGGCTCGGAAGTATTGAGATATGGGACAGGCTTGAGGATATGTTCGGCGTCAATCAGCGTGTCTTGCGAGAGGTTCTTTCGCAAGGAAACGAAAGGAAGTAG
- a CDS encoding MBL fold metallo-hydrolase — MIDLTTVHTLSSGSSGNALVLSTENTHILLDAGISCRRIEQGLRQLGLELCDLSALLISHTHSDHISGLATLVKRCRAPIYSSYETARGLQYRIAGVEDLLRPFSQGVPFEVDGCRVTPFSTCHDAPGSTAYRIDTEEGGFGFLTDSGCIPDGAREVLPGVELLLLEANHDVDTLRSGSYPYYLKRRILGDNGHLSNEAAASFAAEAAGWGASEIVLAHLSEENNTPAMARSAVERSLAAAGLSPRLTVAPRSALSECHMVGAGCRR; from the coding sequence ATGATAGACTTGACCACTGTACATACGCTCTCCAGCGGTTCCTCCGGGAACGCGCTGGTGCTTTCAACGGAAAATACCCACATCCTGTTGGACGCCGGCATCTCCTGCCGGCGCATTGAACAGGGACTGCGCCAGTTGGGCCTGGAGCTGTGCGACCTGTCCGCCCTTTTGATCTCCCACACCCACAGCGACCACATCAGCGGCCTTGCCACCCTGGTGAAGCGCTGCCGCGCGCCCATCTACTCCAGCTATGAGACCGCCCGCGGCCTCCAGTACCGGATCGCGGGGGTGGAGGATCTGCTCCGTCCCTTTTCCCAGGGCGTTCCCTTTGAGGTTGACGGGTGCCGCGTCACGCCGTTTTCCACCTGTCATGACGCGCCGGGCTCCACCGCTTACCGGATCGACACGGAGGAGGGCGGCTTTGGTTTTCTCACGGACTCCGGATGCATTCCCGACGGAGCGCGCGAGGTGCTGCCTGGCGTGGAGCTGCTGCTGCTTGAGGCCAATCACGACGTGGACACGCTGCGCTCCGGCTCCTACCCCTACTATCTCAAGCGCCGTATCCTTGGAGACAATGGACACCTGTCCAATGAGGCGGCGGCATCTTTTGCCGCGGAAGCGGCCGGATGGGGCGCCTCGGAAATCGTGCTGGCCCATCTGAGTGAGGAGAACAATACGCCCGCCATGGCCCGCAGTGCCGTGGAACGCAGCCTGGCCGCCGCCGGGCTCTCTCCCCGTCTCACCGTGGCGCCCCGCAGCGCCCTGAGCGAGTGCCATATGGTCGGTGCCGGATGCAGAAGATAA